The DNA segment CAGTATCGCGCCTGAATTTATTACCGCTTTCTCGAATTCAGGGCACGCGCGCATGAATTCCTTGTATTCCGCATCGGTGCAGAAGCCCATGACCCTCTCGACGCCCGCCCTGTTGTACCAGCTCCTGTCGAAGAGCACTATCTCGCCAGCCGAAGGCAGGCAGTGCACGTAGCGCTGGAAATACCACTCCGTCTTCTCCCTCTCGGTCGGCACACCGAGGGCGCACACCCTGCACACGCGGTGGTTGAGCGGCTCCACTACGCGCTTTATCATGCCGCCCTTCCCGGCAGCGTCCCTGCCCTCGAAAAGGACGATTATCTTTTTGCCTGCGCGCTGGACCCAGTCCTGGAGCTTCACGAGCTCCGTCTCGAGCTTTTTAAGCTCTTCGTCGTACGTATCGTCGTCTATTTCCCTCCCGGCCTTCGGGTCCCGGCTTCCGGGCGGTAGCTCAGTCCCGTTTACGCTTTTCTTCCCGGCATCCTTCTTCCTGTCTCCCATCTTATACGCTCCCGAAAAATATTTGGACAGATGTCTAATTATAAACCGCGCTCAATCCCCCGCGATGAATCCGGCGAACTTGCCCGGATCGAAATAGAGATGGTTGGGCACCTTCCAGAACGGCCCCCCTTTCACCCCGTGCACTATGTATTCGACGGACACCCCCTTTTCAGCCGCTATTTTCCGGAACTCGTCCGCGCCGGGATAGAAGCCGAATTCGTCCGCGATCCCGATCTCTATCAACAGGGGCGGATATTCCGGGTTGAGGAGCCGGGGGCCGGCTTTAAGGGGGTCGGCGTCGCTCCACGACTCAGAATCCGGATAGAATTCCCTCACGAGCTTGAGCGACTCGTTCGTCAGGAAACCTATCTGCGGTGTATCTATTCCGAGAATGCACGCTGCCCCGCCGTCCCCGGCATAAGGGTCGCAGACAGGTATCATCGGGGAATTGAGCGCCGCCCTGTCCCACAACTCCGGATGGTTCATATAGAGCTCGAGCGCGTTTAATCCGCCCATGGACGTCCCCCAGATGATATAATCCCCCTCCTTCGGGCCGAGCTTTTTCCTGATTTCAGGCAAGACCGATTCGACGAACCAGGAGACGGAGTACCGTCCCCCGCCGGGGGTTAGTAGAAACCTCCGCCCGGCGCTGAATACGACAATGGTCGGGGCGTCCACGCCGTTATCCCTCCACCATTCGGCAACCCCGGCACGGAATTCCGAGCCGGGCCTCGGGGCGGCCAGCCATGCGCACTGGTCATTCGAATAGCCGTGGAAATAGAATAAAACGTCTTTCGACGCCGACCCCTTCGTCCGTGTTATGCAGACGCGCCAGGGAGCGACAGGGCCGTCATGATCGGCGCACTCCTGAATATAACCGGACGCCGAATCGGGAGGAATCATGGCGGCGCAATCGGCGCCCGATGAAACGGGACGCCTGCAGGACGGAAGCGCCATGAGAGCAGCCGCAGCAAGGAGCATACAGAGGCCCCTCAACCGAATCGCTCCCGACAGTAGCATATACGGATAATCTGCGCCGGATGCCCTCCTGCATTCCACAGGCTGGCTCATAACTCCCTCCCCGTAGACCGCCCTCGGAAAGAATACGGGTCTTTGCGATCCCCGCGGCGAGCCCCCCTTAACTACGCGCTCAACTGCCTAACCGAGCTCTTCCTCGATCACAGAAGAGAGGTCGAGGAGCGCCTTTGCGCAGTCCCCGGTGAAGGACGAGCCGTGCATTATGGCGAGCGTCTTCGCATCGAGAGCCGCGAGCCTCTCGAAGATGCCCTTCATCTGTGGCGTGCAGGGTATGTAATACGCGAACGGGCTTGACTGCATGTGGCGTATAGACTCGGCCGCGCGCCCTACGACGTCCGACTCGGTGAGCGGCTCGACCTCGCCGAAGTGCGTGAAGAGATCCGAGCATAAGAGCGTCCTGTCCGTCTCCTCGAACAAGACGCCCGCGTCCCAGCCGTGGGGCAGGTGCGCCGTCGAGCAGAACCTGAACGTCTTGCTGCCAGTAACGAGCGTCTCGCCGTCCTTCATGCCCTTTGCGGGCCTGCTCGCGAAGTCGTTCACGCTCACCAGCGCGCCGACCTCAGAACATACCGCCTCCGCGCGCGGAGCCGCTTCGAACCACCTGTTGAGAGAGCCGCACTCGTCCGACTCGAAGTGGCTGAACCCGACCCAGCGCAATTGGGAGGGCTTTATCAGCTTCGACACGCCTTCATATATGTCGCTGAACATCGAGTTGAGGCCCGAATGAAAGAGCAGGGGCTCGTCGTCCTTTACGAGGAAGTGGTTGAATTGCAGCCCTATCTCCTTGTACATTACGCAGATTCTGTATACGTCAGGGGCGATCTCGTCTATCCTGGGCATAACATTTCCCTCTCCGTAAGTGAATTTTTTTCCGAACGAAGATAATAGGATAAATCACGGGAGTGAGTTTTTAAACACGGGGACGGTATAAAAAATAACGGCGAGGGGACAAGATGCCGGCTGAACGGGTCGATCAATCGGGCGACGAGCACTGGGGAACGAAGCTTAGGACGCCCCCGGCGCGGTCTCCCGCGGTCGACCATATAGACGAGCAGTTATCGGGGCTGCACAGCCCGCCAAGCGTCGCCATCGCTCCCTCGGTCTCGAGCCTGCACGCACAGATAGCCGTAGGCACCTCGTGCGTAAATCCGTCCTTGTCCTCAAGCTCGACCGTCTCTCCCGTAAGCCTGCACTCCGCGTCCATGCAGTCGGCCTGGAAGCCGGGGCCGGACTCGCACTCAAGCACGTCGAAGCCGAACTCGTAGCTCAATTCCTCGGAGTATGTCGAGTAGACGATGTCGGCTGAGGGCTCTATGTCGGAGCAGGGGGCGTCATAGGAGCACGATTTCCCATCGAACACGTAGCAGTATCCGCAGCTCCCGTCGGTTCTATCGCAGCGCCCGCACTCTATCGTGCCGTCGTTTATCGTGTCCGGGTCGCAGCTCGCCGCTATGCAGAGAGCGTACCTCTGGTCGCAGACCTCGGCGCCAGGCGCGCTCCGGCAGCGCTTCTCGAACTGCTCGAGCCTGCCGCCGCCCGAATCGCAGCCGCTTGTAACCCCTAACGCCAGTACGATGAAGAGAGAGACTCTGTATAACGGTCGCATGGCCCGAGACGGCGTTTATCTTCTCCTGCCGTATCCGCCGCCGCCGCCACCGCCGCCGGGACGTCCGCCCGAGGGCTTGCCCGTGGACTTGCGCGCCTCGCTCACCCTGAGAGGGCGGCCCTTGAAATCCGAGCCGTCGAGCTCGTCCTTGGCCTTCTCGGCCTCCTGCTGCGTCGCCATTTCGGCGAAACCGAACCCCTTGTCGCCTATTACGCGGACGTCCGAGGGAGTACCGTATTTGGACAGGAGCTCGGTCAGCTCCTCCGCCGTCGTATTGTACGGGAGGTTGCCTATATAAAGTTTTTTACCTTGCATTCATTTCTCCTTTGCGAAGATTCGATTTATTTCAGCAAGCCTTACAGAGGCGGATGCAGGACACCCGTTTAACCTTCCCCCACAATAACTTGTGAACGATTATTATACACTACAGAAACCGATAAAAACACGGTGCCCGGCTCCCGCTTCCATTCATTGCCCGCCGGGACGGCTGAACGAAAAGGACCGGGGTTGTTCCGTCAAGATACGGACTCCCCCGCCCTCACCTTCAGACGAGCAGCCTTTCAGTCAAATCTTCCACCAGGGAGTCGAAGCTGACCATCGCGTGAGGGACGTCCTTCCATCCGGTCACCGTCAATGTGTTCCCGTAGGAAAAGGCCGCAGACCCGGCGCGCCACCCTATCGTAAGCTTTCTGGTCGTTTTATCCTCTCCGACCGTGCGTAT comes from the Thermodesulfobacteriota bacterium genome and includes:
- the ppk2 gene encoding polyphosphate kinase 2, yielding MGDRKKDAGKKSVNGTELPPGSRDPKAGREIDDDTYDEELKKLETELVKLQDWVQRAGKKIIVLFEGRDAAGKGGMIKRVVEPLNHRVCRVCALGVPTEREKTEWYFQRYVHCLPSAGEIVLFDRSWYNRAGVERVMGFCTDAEYKEFMRACPEFEKAVINSGAILLKYWLEISAEEQEKRFRERIDNPRKQWKISPMDMEARRRWYDYSRARDDMIRYTDTDISPWYIVPADDKKRARLNCITHMLSRIPYKKVPREKFEIPPLQKSKGYEPPRVPRAEVIPEKF
- a CDS encoding alpha/beta hydrolase-fold protein, which encodes MSQPVECRRASGADYPYMLLSGAIRLRGLCMLLAAAALMALPSCRRPVSSGADCAAMIPPDSASGYIQECADHDGPVAPWRVCITRTKGSASKDVLFYFHGYSNDQCAWLAAPRPGSEFRAGVAEWWRDNGVDAPTIVVFSAGRRFLLTPGGGRYSVSWFVESVLPEIRKKLGPKEGDYIIWGTSMGGLNALELYMNHPELWDRAALNSPMIPVCDPYAGDGGAACILGIDTPQIGFLTNESLKLVREFYPDSESWSDADPLKAGPRLLNPEYPPLLIEIGIADEFGFYPGADEFRKIAAEKGVSVEYIVHGVKGGPFWKVPNHLYFDPGKFAGFIAGD
- a CDS encoding MBL fold metallo-hydrolase, which gives rise to MPRIDEIAPDVYRICVMYKEIGLQFNHFLVKDDEPLLFHSGLNSMFSDIYEGVSKLIKPSQLRWVGFSHFESDECGSLNRWFEAAPRAEAVCSEVGALVSVNDFASRPAKGMKDGETLVTGSKTFRFCSTAHLPHGWDAGVLFEETDRTLLCSDLFTHFGEVEPLTESDVVGRAAESIRHMQSSPFAYYIPCTPQMKGIFERLAALDAKTLAIMHGSSFTGDCAKALLDLSSVIEEELG
- a CDS encoding RNA-binding protein, whose protein sequence is MQGKKLYIGNLPYNTTAEELTELLSKYGTPSDVRVIGDKGFGFAEMATQQEAEKAKDELDGSDFKGRPLRVSEARKSTGKPSGGRPGGGGGGGGYGRRR